In a genomic window of Terriglobia bacterium:
- a CDS encoding RHS repeat-associated core domain-containing protein gives MLSLPTLSLQPRERQGWGNLKSSYREKGGPAPNRWHQNLTGGSGYNHWYNFNAKHQVPEFQYDAAGNVLYDGSHYYTYDAEGRVIAVDGGYAAGGSTYYYDAEGRRARILQGANQPSGLNDYVYDISGKMIAVLGDSGSLSRGEVFAGGRHLVTYANSTTYFTHADGLGTERVRTDPQGNVVNVCTSLAFGDGKSCTGPYTSANQFTGEPFDYWSGLDHFWFRDYSSNPGRWMSPDPAGLAAVDPSNPQSLNRYAYVMNNPTNLIDPLGLFDDCTTGCANPFSAITDASQRSLVAGDFGGAWLRYQTQQFRNQSGWTHPMRQAYGDYLKGVYGQTRARAEGSDWQIWMDNSRTEVINGAFFYFGGGTWVDAGGSIVAANNGTLPNGDVPVRWDIFRNSAQCPTCGNIMRNTAGAVNTAAVATMVLAAPFVVAGTAPTIAGAYWTAYGQAYNLSVYGWASAEALGLDPTQRLLRAAGRMGSPGPLGTLWRTATWAYRQCQVYYGC, from the coding sequence ATGCTATCCCTCCCCACCCTGTCGCTCCAACCCCGGGAGCGACAAGGGTGGGGCAACCTCAAGAGTAGTTACCGGGAAAAGGGTGGGCCAGCCCCCAACCGCTGGCACCAAAATCTGACCGGCGGGTCGGGATACAACCACTGGTACAACTTCAACGCCAAACATCAGGTCCCCGAATTCCAGTACGACGCGGCAGGCAACGTGCTCTATGATGGTTCCCACTACTACACCTACGATGCGGAGGGGCGGGTGATCGCCGTCGATGGCGGCTACGCGGCGGGCGGCAGCACGTATTATTACGATGCCGAGGGGCGGCGCGCGCGCATCCTGCAAGGGGCCAATCAGCCCAGCGGTCTGAATGACTACGTATACGACATTTCCGGCAAGATGATCGCCGTGCTGGGCGACAGCGGCAGCCTGTCGCGCGGGGAAGTATTCGCCGGAGGCCGGCATCTGGTCACGTACGCCAATTCCACCACGTATTTCACGCATGCCGACGGACTGGGCACGGAACGGGTGCGCACCGACCCGCAGGGGAATGTGGTCAACGTCTGCACCAGCCTGGCCTTTGGCGACGGCAAGTCCTGCACCGGGCCTTATACCAGCGCCAACCAGTTCACCGGGGAGCCGTTCGACTATTGGAGCGGGTTGGATCATTTCTGGTTCCGCGACTACAGCTCCAATCCGGGCCGCTGGATGAGCCCAGACCCGGCGGGGCTGGCGGCGGTGGACCCGTCCAATCCGCAGTCCCTGAATCGGTATGCGTATGTGATGAACAATCCTACGAACCTGATCGATCCTCTCGGTCTTTTCGACGATTGCACGACCGGCTGCGCTAACCCGTTTTCAGCGATCACAGATGCGAGTCAAAGAAGTCTCGTGGCGGGAGATTTCGGTGGAGCTTGGCTGCGCTACCAGACGCAGCAGTTTCGAAACCAAAGCGGCTGGACCCACCCGATGCGGCAAGCTTACGGGGACTACTTGAAGGGCGTTTACGGTCAGACCCGGGCACGTGCAGAGGGGAGCGACTGGCAGATTTGGATGGACAACTCGCGCACAGAAGTGATTAACGGCGCGTTCTTTTATTTCGGTGGCGGAACTTGGGTGGACGCAGGAGGAAGCATCGTTGCCGCAAACAACGGCACGCTCCCTAACGGAGATGTGCCCGTCAGGTGGGATATCTTCCGAAATTCTGCGCAGTGTCCGACCTGCGGGAACATTATGCGCAATACGGCCGGGGCGGTGAATACTGCTGCAGTGGCGACTATGGTACTGGCTGCTCCCTTCGTAGTTGCAGGTACAGCGCCGACAATTGCTGGAGCTTATTGGACCGCCTACGGTCAGGCGTACAACTTGTCGGTGTACGGTTGGGCTTCGGCCGAAGCTTTGGGCCTTGACCCAACACAGCGGCTCTTGCGTGCAGCTGGAAGGATGGGCTCACCCGGGCCGTTGGGTACCTTGTGGCGTACGGCTACATGGGCGTACAGGCAATGCCAGGTATATTACGGGTGTTGA
- a CDS encoding TonB family protein yields the protein MIRTHPGTRSEGTEEAVTRLTLLVEWPAGHQVFAENLRDLFFYPAIPEPSLTSRHAPFWPDVFVERPVAWRSMASSALHHVFAIVVVYGMSVTWAPRAPVRSRSPFDNSKITYYSVSEYLPAIDTGSAPAPAQEERKGEPKWAKQRIISLPPAPDNFRQTIVTASQIKLPKDVSMPNLVAWTPVPAPVPEAAIKSAARLPAFTPEVVAPAPSADALRSKAAAAWQPEVVAPPPSMETAKSKTRLPNIPEPSVIAPPVSSSAAARPLGAMNVARLDPTVAAPKLSVPEQRTATAGSEGAGQVAPNGTGGAAVQPAPDVGGIGNGKRAAGQLIALGLDPAAVHGPIDVPNGSRYGKFAATPVGNPNAPGTPDIKGGGTNGGAGHGSNGGGGNGGGSGPPGISVGPGPSSPSAGGVVAQGDPLDVLKSTASAPKPPTTMASLAKPRMADIPHASRSAPTLNAPSRIEEKVFGGKRYYSMTLNMPNLTSAGGSWIIRFAELKESSSKGDVIAPQARVKVDPSYPAELMRDRVEGTVMLYAVIHKDGTVGEVKVLRGVEERLDESARVALARWKFYPAMKNGSAVDLEAVVQIPFAVRKMPF from the coding sequence ATGATTAGAACACATCCGGGAACGCGCTCCGAGGGCACAGAAGAGGCAGTTACTAGGTTAACTCTGCTGGTGGAATGGCCGGCAGGACATCAGGTGTTTGCCGAAAACCTGCGCGATCTTTTCTTCTACCCCGCAATACCGGAACCATCGCTGACGTCACGGCACGCGCCGTTCTGGCCCGACGTATTCGTCGAGCGTCCGGTCGCTTGGCGCAGCATGGCGTCGTCGGCGCTCCATCACGTGTTCGCGATTGTGGTCGTCTACGGGATGTCGGTGACGTGGGCACCGCGCGCGCCGGTCAGGAGCCGCAGCCCGTTCGACAACAGCAAGATCACCTACTACAGCGTTTCGGAGTATTTGCCAGCCATCGACACCGGCAGCGCGCCCGCGCCTGCCCAAGAAGAGCGCAAGGGCGAACCGAAGTGGGCGAAGCAGCGCATCATCTCGCTTCCGCCTGCGCCCGACAATTTCCGCCAGACCATCGTCACGGCCAGCCAGATCAAGCTGCCGAAGGATGTGTCGATGCCGAACCTGGTGGCGTGGACGCCTGTTCCGGCGCCGGTTCCAGAGGCGGCGATAAAGTCGGCGGCGAGACTGCCGGCGTTCACGCCGGAGGTCGTCGCGCCTGCGCCGTCCGCGGACGCGCTGCGCTCCAAGGCTGCGGCTGCCTGGCAACCCGAAGTTGTCGCGCCTCCACCTTCGATGGAAACGGCAAAGTCCAAGACGCGCCTGCCCAACATCCCTGAGCCGTCGGTGATCGCGCCTCCAGTTTCCTCCAGTGCGGCGGCGCGTCCGCTGGGCGCGATGAATGTGGCGCGACTCGATCCAACAGTTGCAGCACCCAAGCTTTCAGTTCCCGAGCAACGCACCGCAACCGCTGGCTCTGAGGGCGCGGGCCAGGTCGCGCCGAACGGCACGGGCGGCGCGGCTGTACAGCCAGCGCCTGATGTCGGCGGAATCGGCAATGGCAAGCGCGCGGCGGGACAACTGATCGCGCTGGGGCTCGATCCCGCGGCCGTGCATGGTCCCATCGACGTTCCCAACGGCAGTCGTTACGGGAAGTTCGCGGCCACGCCGGTAGGAAATCCCAATGCTCCGGGAACGCCTGACATCAAGGGCGGCGGAACGAACGGCGGAGCTGGACACGGATCGAATGGCGGAGGCGGAAACGGCGGAGGATCGGGTCCGCCGGGAATTTCGGTTGGGCCTGGACCTTCAAGTCCTAGCGCAGGAGGCGTGGTCGCGCAAGGCGATCCGTTGGATGTTCTGAAGTCGACTGCAAGCGCTCCGAAACCGCCGACAACGATGGCGTCGCTGGCAAAGCCGCGCATGGCGGACATTCCGCACGCGTCGCGCAGTGCGCCAACGCTGAATGCGCCAAGCAGGATCGAAGAGAAGGTGTTCGGCGGGAAGCGCTATTACTCGATGACGCTGAACATGCCGAACCTGACGAGCGCGGGCGGAAGCTGGATCATTCGCTTCGCGGAGTTGAAGGAATCGTCGTCAAAGGGCGACGTGATCGCGCCACAAGCGCGGGTGAAAGTGGATCCTTCGTATCCGGCGGAATTGATGCGCGACCGCGTGGAAGGAACGGTCATGCTCTACGCGGTGATCCACAAAGACGGAACGGTAGGCGAAGTGAAAGTGCTGCGCGGAGTGGAAGAGAGATTGGATGAGAGCGCGCGCGTGGCGCTGGCGCGCTGGAAATTTTATCCGGCGATGAAGAATGGATCGGCGGTCGATCTGGAAGCAGTAGTGCAGATTCCGTTCGCGGTGAGGAAAATGCCGTTCTGA
- a CDS encoding ABC transporter ATP-binding protein — translation MIDIEHVRKSYNGTRALDDFTLHVGRGELFGLVGPNGAGKTTLIKTLATLLRPQSGRVAIDGKDLTRNPQAIKRVVGYLPDQPGLYQEMSVREFLEFFADAFALRGDKRRSAVARALQRSGLEARSSAYVEELSFGMKQRLLLAKTLLHQPRVLLLDEPATGLDPIARIELRQQLRALNEEGVTILISSHILSDLEDICTNVALIAQGRNARDAEGRAVIPLREKQAKALVYEIEVLGDPAAAMVALTAAAGTRLLQQQGPTLLVEITGAASEAAALLRTLIAGGVSVVRFLARDVGLEEEYRRAFSPPGGKA, via the coding sequence TTGATCGACATCGAGCACGTTCGCAAGAGTTACAACGGCACGCGCGCACTGGACGACTTCACGCTGCACGTCGGACGCGGCGAACTGTTCGGGCTGGTCGGTCCCAACGGCGCGGGCAAGACGACGCTGATCAAGACCCTGGCCACGTTGCTGCGGCCGCAGAGCGGAAGGGTCGCCATTGACGGAAAGGACCTAACCCGCAATCCGCAGGCGATCAAGCGCGTGGTCGGCTACCTGCCCGACCAGCCGGGACTCTACCAGGAGATGAGCGTGCGCGAGTTCCTGGAGTTCTTTGCCGACGCGTTCGCGCTTAGAGGTGACAAGCGGAGATCGGCAGTGGCGCGCGCGCTGCAACGCTCCGGGCTGGAGGCGCGCAGCAGCGCCTACGTGGAAGAGCTGTCGTTCGGCATGAAACAGCGGTTGTTGCTCGCCAAGACCTTGTTGCACCAGCCGCGAGTGCTCCTGCTCGATGAGCCGGCGACGGGACTGGACCCCATCGCGCGCATCGAGTTGCGCCAGCAGTTGCGCGCGCTCAATGAGGAAGGCGTGACCATCCTGATCTCGTCGCACATCCTCAGCGACCTGGAGGACATTTGCACCAACGTGGCGCTGATCGCGCAAGGCCGCAATGCCAGGGATGCCGAGGGGCGGGCAGTGATCCCGTTACGCGAGAAACAGGCGAAGGCGCTGGTCTACGAGATCGAGGTGCTGGGCGATCCGGCGGCTGCCATGGTCGCCCTCACTGCGGCGGCTGGAACGCGGCTGCTGCAGCAACAAGGCCCAACACTGCTGGTGGAAATCACCGGCGCAGCCAGTGAAGCGGCCGCGCTGTTGCGAACCCTGATCGCGGGCGGAGTATCCGTCGTGCGTTTCCTTGCTCGCGACGTGGGATTGGAAGAGGAGTACCGGCGCGCGTTCTCACCGCCGGGCGGCAAAGCATGA
- a CDS encoding ABC transporter permease, which translates to MNPMIRKEVRQRMRERRGWLLPSLYLVALGAVVVFAYFLATVDRPYAEVQGSQIGVALFLTVAFAQLALLLLLAPIFSAGALTIEKEQRTLAGLLTSLLTVNQIWWGKFAASLLFVVLLLVTSLPVMSLAFAFGGIGPWEVFIVTATTIIILASMSAVGLYWSSVFRRSMHATAVGYGTVIVLCVVTAILFFVRLSMMHQGAAMWAAIPLDVRAPIYANPFFFLLVSLSAPRHLYPDWAVCCGIFAVLGLIAVALTLRNLRRSGEVS; encoded by the coding sequence ATGAACCCGATGATCCGCAAGGAGGTACGCCAGCGCATGCGCGAGCGGCGCGGGTGGCTGCTGCCGTCTCTGTACCTGGTCGCACTGGGTGCGGTAGTGGTGTTTGCCTATTTCTTAGCCACGGTGGACCGCCCGTATGCCGAAGTGCAGGGCTCGCAGATCGGCGTGGCGTTATTTCTGACTGTCGCCTTCGCGCAACTGGCGCTCCTGCTGCTGCTGGCGCCGATCTTCAGCGCCGGCGCATTGACCATCGAGAAGGAACAACGCACGCTGGCAGGTCTGCTCACCTCGCTGCTGACGGTCAATCAGATCTGGTGGGGAAAATTCGCGGCGTCGCTGCTGTTCGTCGTGCTCCTGCTGGTGACCAGCCTGCCGGTGATGAGCCTGGCCTTCGCCTTTGGCGGGATCGGGCCGTGGGAAGTGTTCATTGTGACTGCCACGACGATCATCATCCTGGCCAGCATGAGCGCCGTGGGGCTGTACTGGTCTTCGGTCTTCCGGCGCAGCATGCACGCTACCGCGGTGGGCTACGGGACGGTGATTGTGCTCTGCGTGGTGACGGCAATCCTGTTTTTCGTGCGCCTCAGCATGATGCACCAGGGCGCGGCCATGTGGGCAGCTATACCTCTGGACGTTCGCGCCCCGATCTATGCCAATCCGTTTTTTTTCCTGCTGGTGTCGTTGTCAGCGCCGCGACATTTGTACCCTGATTGGGCAGTGTGCTGCGGTATCTTTGCCGTGCTCGGATTGATCGCGGTGGCGCTGACACTGCGCAACTTGCGACGCAGTGGGGAAGTGTCGTGA
- a CDS encoding carbonic anhydrase, protein MSTTDDLLQANQHYAQNFDSGSLAMPPSRKVAVVACMDARLTVEQILGLKTGDAHVIRNAGGIITEDALRSLLISHHLLGTQEFLIINHTDCGMLTFKDDDLRQHLEKATGTAVVAPVHFHAFSDLEENVRRQIDRVHSHPWIPKHIPVRGFVYDVTTGKLREVQRPARQVAA, encoded by the coding sequence ATGAGTACGACCGACGATCTGCTGCAAGCTAACCAGCACTACGCACAGAATTTCGATTCTGGCAGCCTGGCGATGCCACCGTCCAGAAAGGTGGCGGTGGTGGCGTGCATGGATGCCCGCCTCACGGTGGAACAGATTCTGGGGCTGAAGACCGGCGATGCGCACGTCATCCGCAATGCCGGCGGGATCATCACGGAAGATGCTCTGCGCTCCTTGCTGATTTCGCACCACCTGCTGGGCACGCAGGAATTTCTCATCATCAACCACACCGACTGCGGCATGCTGACCTTCAAGGATGACGATTTGCGGCAGCATCTGGAGAAGGCAACGGGCACGGCGGTGGTCGCGCCGGTGCACTTCCATGCCTTTTCGGACTTGGAGGAAAATGTCCGGCGGCAGATTGATCGTGTGCATTCGCACCCGTGGATTCCCAAGCACATTCCGGTGCGCGGGTTCGTTTATGACGTGACGACGGGGAAGCTGCGCGAAGTGCAACGACCGGCCAGGCAAGTGGCGGCGTAG
- a CDS encoding ferritin family protein produces MKREFTSLTPQEALHVAIFIEERNAELYQQFAELFAEFKDPDSLEIAQVFWDMATEERGHGTMLQERYFERYGTQACVVTEEDVCELLEVPKLESGELFAFSRGHASIAPRTAALQVALEAEQTAMRYYSQLVERTSDRNQRNMYAELANFEADHTEFLRRKLNDARRAVSGGDVV; encoded by the coding sequence ATGAAACGGGAATTCACTTCGCTGACCCCGCAAGAAGCGCTGCACGTCGCCATCTTCATCGAAGAGCGCAACGCCGAGCTCTACCAGCAGTTCGCCGAACTGTTCGCCGAATTCAAGGATCCCGACTCGCTGGAGATCGCGCAAGTCTTCTGGGACATGGCCACCGAAGAGCGCGGTCACGGCACCATGCTGCAGGAGCGCTATTTCGAGCGCTACGGTACGCAAGCCTGCGTCGTCACCGAAGAGGACGTTTGCGAGTTGCTGGAAGTTCCCAAGCTGGAAAGCGGCGAGTTGTTTGCCTTCTCCCGCGGCCATGCCTCGATTGCTCCGCGCACCGCCGCCTTACAAGTCGCGCTCGAGGCCGAGCAGACCGCCATGCGTTATTACTCGCAACTGGTGGAAAGAACCTCTGACCGCAATCAGCGCAATATGTACGCTGAACTCGCCAACTTCGAAGCTGACCACACCGAGTTTCTCCGCCGCAAGCTCAACGACGCCAGGCGCGCCGTCAGCGGTGGCGACGTGGTCTGA
- a CDS encoding response regulator transcription factor → MSNVPIRILIADDHPIFRDGLRRLLESEPDLRVVGEAADGAEAVALAQELKPDILLLDLAMPGMPGLEALRELSLAKSPVRTILLTASVERPQIVEALQLGARGVVLKESATQLLLKSITAVMAGSYWVGRDSVPDLQQLVLGKFAPEQPGNRYGLTRREMQMVAAIVEGSSNREMAQKFNVREDTVKHHLTSIFAKLGVSTRLELALFALEHRLVTKERTARSARA, encoded by the coding sequence ATGTCTAACGTTCCTATCCGCATTCTCATCGCCGACGATCACCCTATCTTCCGCGACGGCCTGCGCCGGCTGCTGGAGTCCGAGCCCGATTTGCGCGTGGTCGGAGAAGCCGCCGACGGCGCCGAAGCTGTCGCCCTGGCGCAGGAACTGAAGCCTGACATCCTGCTGCTCGATCTCGCCATGCCCGGCATGCCCGGCCTGGAGGCCTTGCGCGAGCTCAGCCTCGCCAAGAGCCCCGTGCGTACCATTCTGCTCACCGCCTCGGTGGAGCGCCCGCAGATCGTTGAGGCGCTGCAACTCGGCGCCCGCGGCGTGGTGCTGAAGGAATCGGCGACCCAGCTCTTGCTCAAGAGCATCACCGCCGTCATGGCCGGCAGCTATTGGGTCGGTCGCGACAGCGTGCCCGACCTGCAGCAACTGGTGCTCGGCAAATTCGCTCCCGAGCAGCCCGGCAACCGCTACGGCCTGACCCGGCGCGAAATGCAGATGGTGGCCGCCATCGTCGAGGGCTCGAGCAATCGCGAGATGGCGCAGAAGTTCAACGTGCGGGAGGACACGGTCAAGCACCACCTGACCAGCATTTTCGCCAAGCTCGGCGTCTCCACCCGCCTGGAGCTGGCCCTGTTCGCCCTCGAGCACCGCCTGGTAACCAAGGAGAGGACGGCGCGGTCGGCGCGAGCCTGA
- the glgB gene encoding 1,4-alpha-glucan branching protein GlgB codes for MSSPKLDTQTSAVSYDFSLLSDYDLHLFNEGAHNRLYEHLGAHLAEWEGKRGVYFAVWAPDAEEVNVFGEFNAWNKYTHKLRSRGPSGIWEGFIPGLGDGAHYKYYIVSRYLGYRVDKADPYAFFNQVPPLTASIVRDLGYEWGDQQWMRTRHARHSMQAPMSVYEMHIGSWMRVREEDNRSLSYRELAPKLAEYVKRAGFSHVEFMPVMEHPFFGSWGYQVTGFFAPSSRYGTPQDFMFLVDHLHQNGIGVILDWVPSHFPSDEHGLAYFDGTHLYEHADMRQGFHPDWKSYIFNYGRNEVRSFLLSSAIFWLDRYHADGLRVDAVASMLYLDYSRQEGEWIPNRYGGRENLDAISFLQRLNQDVYQEFPSVQMIAEESTAWPMVSKPTYLGGLGFGLKWDMGWMHDTLVYMSKDPIHRRFHHHVLTFRGLYAFTENFLLPLSHDEVVHGKGSLLGKMPGDLWQKYANLRLLFGYMWAQSGKKLLFMGGEFGQWPEWNHDASVEWDVLQYPDHAGVLKWVEDLNRTLRAEPALHLLDTDPRGFEWVDANDGDNSALTFLRKTENPDDTILVALNFTPVPRENYRVGVPQCGYWRELLNSDGEIYGGSDMGNGGGCNSEPIPWHNQSCSVDLILPPLAALYLKRQR; via the coding sequence ATGAGCTCCCCTAAACTGGATACTCAGACCTCCGCGGTCAGCTACGACTTCTCTCTGCTGAGCGACTACGACCTTCACCTGTTTAACGAGGGGGCGCACAACCGTCTCTACGAACACCTGGGCGCGCACCTGGCGGAGTGGGAAGGGAAACGCGGCGTGTACTTTGCGGTGTGGGCGCCGGACGCGGAAGAGGTCAACGTCTTCGGCGAGTTCAACGCTTGGAATAAGTACACGCACAAACTGCGGTCGCGCGGGCCCTCCGGCATCTGGGAGGGATTCATACCCGGCCTCGGCGACGGTGCCCACTACAAGTACTACATCGTCTCGCGCTACCTGGGATATCGCGTGGACAAGGCTGATCCCTACGCATTCTTCAACCAGGTGCCGCCGCTCACTGCCTCCATCGTGCGCGACCTCGGCTACGAATGGGGCGACCAGCAATGGATGCGGACGCGCCACGCACGCCACTCCATGCAGGCGCCGATGTCAGTCTACGAAATGCACATCGGTTCGTGGATGCGGGTGAGGGAGGAGGACAACCGCTCGCTGAGCTACCGCGAGCTTGCGCCCAAGCTGGCCGAGTACGTCAAGCGCGCCGGCTTTAGCCACGTCGAATTCATGCCGGTGATGGAACATCCATTCTTTGGCTCGTGGGGATACCAGGTAACCGGGTTTTTCGCGCCCAGCAGCCGCTACGGAACGCCCCAGGATTTCATGTTCTTGGTCGATCACCTGCACCAGAACGGTATCGGAGTGATTCTGGACTGGGTGCCTTCGCACTTTCCTTCCGACGAGCACGGACTCGCCTACTTCGACGGCACGCACCTGTACGAGCACGCCGACATGCGGCAAGGCTTTCATCCCGACTGGAAGAGCTACATCTTCAACTACGGGCGCAACGAGGTGCGCAGCTTCCTGTTGTCCAGCGCGATCTTCTGGCTCGATCGGTATCACGCCGATGGGCTGCGGGTGGACGCGGTGGCTTCCATGCTGTACCTGGATTACTCGCGCCAGGAAGGCGAGTGGATTCCCAACCGCTACGGCGGCCGCGAGAACCTGGACGCCATCAGCTTCCTGCAGCGCCTGAACCAGGATGTCTACCAGGAATTTCCCTCGGTGCAGATGATCGCCGAGGAATCCACCGCCTGGCCAATGGTGTCGAAACCAACCTACCTGGGCGGACTCGGATTCGGCCTCAAGTGGGACATGGGCTGGATGCACGACACCCTGGTCTACATGAGCAAGGACCCCATCCACCGGCGCTTTCACCATCACGTGCTGACCTTCCGCGGCCTCTACGCCTTCACCGAAAATTTCCTGCTGCCCCTGTCGCATGACGAGGTGGTGCACGGCAAGGGCTCGCTGCTGGGCAAGATGCCCGGCGACCTGTGGCAGAAGTATGCCAACCTGCGCCTGCTGTTCGGTTACATGTGGGCGCAGAGCGGCAAAAAATTGCTGTTTATGGGCGGCGAATTCGGACAGTGGCCGGAGTGGAACCACGACGCCAGCGTGGAATGGGACGTACTCCAATATCCCGATCATGCCGGCGTGTTGAAGTGGGTCGAGGACCTGAACCGCACCTTGCGCGCCGAGCCGGCGCTGCACCTGCTCGACACCGATCCGCGCGGCTTCGAATGGGTGGATGCCAACGACGGCGACAACAGCGCGCTTACTTTCCTGCGCAAGACCGAAAATCCCGACGACACCATCCTGGTGGCGCTGAACTTTACTCCCGTGCCACGCGAGAACTATCGCGTCGGGGTGCCGCAGTGCGGATATTGGCGCGAGTTGCTCAACAGCGACGGCGAGATCTATGGCGGGTCCGATATGGGCAACGGCGGCGGCTGCAACTCCGAGCCTATCCCCTGGCACAACCAGTCCTGCTCGGTCGATCTCATCCTGCCGCCGCTGGCAGCGCTCTACCTGAAGCGGCAGCGTTGA
- a CDS encoding acetyl-CoA C-acetyltransferase: protein MNQVFILSAVRTPIGKFGGSLASLTAADMGVIAAKAALERAGVSPEQVDETIFGNARQAGCGPNPARQVGIRSGVPETVPAYTVNQACASGMKTIALGWQEIGNGNLECVLAGGTESMSRLPYYLDGARWGLRMGNTELVDGMYRDGFFCPMAKMVMGETAELLAQKYQITREEQDQYALCSQQRAERALNAGRFNDEIVPVTIESKKGTQVVTRDEHLFLGATLEKMAKLPPAFGKSGTITAANASGITDGAAAVVLASERFVKQHNLKPLARIMGATTAGVDPRYMGIGPVPALHKLRDKVGVAPADASVIELNEAFAAQVLACDRELHFDRDRLNVNGGAIALGHPIGCTGARITVTLLHEMLKRNAKRGIATLCVSGGMGMALALESVAG from the coding sequence GTGAATCAGGTCTTCATTCTTTCTGCCGTACGCACGCCGATCGGCAAGTTCGGCGGCTCGCTGGCGTCGTTGACCGCCGCCGATATGGGAGTGATTGCCGCCAAGGCCGCCCTGGAACGCGCCGGCGTGAGCCCTGAGCAAGTGGACGAGACGATCTTCGGCAACGCGCGCCAAGCAGGATGCGGCCCCAACCCCGCGCGCCAGGTGGGCATCCGCAGCGGCGTGCCGGAAACCGTCCCCGCCTACACCGTCAACCAGGCATGTGCTTCGGGGATGAAGACGATCGCACTGGGGTGGCAAGAGATCGGAAACGGCAACTTGGAGTGCGTGCTCGCCGGGGGCACCGAGTCCATGTCGCGCCTGCCCTATTACCTCGACGGAGCCCGTTGGGGCCTGCGCATGGGCAACACCGAATTGGTGGACGGCATGTATCGCGACGGCTTCTTCTGCCCGATGGCGAAGATGGTGATGGGCGAGACCGCCGAGCTTCTGGCGCAGAAGTACCAGATTACGCGCGAGGAGCAGGATCAGTACGCGCTATGCTCGCAGCAGCGCGCCGAGCGCGCGCTCAACGCCGGGCGCTTCAACGACGAGATTGTGCCGGTGACTATCGAGAGCAAAAAGGGGACTCAGGTGGTCACCCGCGACGAGCACCTGTTCCTCGGCGCCACCCTGGAGAAGATGGCCAAGCTGCCGCCCGCCTTCGGCAAAAGCGGAACCATCACCGCCGCCAACGCTTCCGGAATCACCGATGGCGCCGCCGCCGTGGTGCTTGCTTCCGAGCGATTCGTGAAGCAGCACAACCTGAAACCGCTGGCGCGAATCATGGGCGCCACCACGGCGGGCGTGGACCCGCGCTACATGGGCATCGGCCCGGTGCCAGCGCTGCACAAATTGCGCGACAAGGTCGGGGTCGCGCCTGCCGATGCCAGTGTCATCGAATTGAACGAAGCGTTCGCCGCCCAGGTGCTGGCGTGCGACCGGGAACTCCATTTCGACCGCGACCGACTCAACGTCAACGGGGGCGCCATCGCGCTCGGCCACCCGATCGGCTGCACCGGCGCGCGCATTACCGTCACGCTGCTGCACGAGATGCTGAAACGAAACGCCAAGCGCGGCATCGCGACGCTGTGCGTCAGCGGCGGCATGGGCATGGCGCTGGCCCTGGAGAGCGTGGCAGGTTAA
- the rlmB gene encoding 23S rRNA (guanosine(2251)-2'-O)-methyltransferase RlmB, with protein sequence MAVIYGINAVGEALKARGRAFEYVAVARERHDRRVQRIAEECRAHGVAVRSMPREELDRMAGGPSHQGVVAVTSEKQYVDVDDLLAARRGQHAFLVVLDGVEDPHNLGAIIRTADAAGVDGIAIPERRAVGVTGTVAMVSAGASEHLSIAKVTNISRTLEELKRKNVWTVGLDQRGGQTYDQVDYHMDCALVLGAEGKGLHEQVRKHCDFVVSIPMLGKVPSLNVSVAAAVVMYEVARQRRTRRSATEATEEKGKTK encoded by the coding sequence ATGGCCGTGATCTACGGCATCAACGCGGTGGGCGAGGCGCTGAAGGCACGCGGGCGAGCGTTCGAGTACGTGGCGGTGGCGCGCGAGCGGCATGATCGGCGCGTGCAGCGCATTGCCGAGGAATGTCGAGCCCACGGCGTGGCGGTGCGCTCCATGCCACGGGAGGAGTTGGACCGGATGGCGGGCGGGCCGTCACATCAAGGTGTGGTGGCGGTCACCTCGGAGAAGCAATACGTGGATGTGGACGACCTTCTGGCCGCGCGCCGCGGCCAGCACGCGTTTCTCGTCGTGCTGGACGGCGTGGAGGACCCGCATAACCTGGGCGCGATCATCCGCACCGCCGATGCCGCCGGAGTGGACGGCATTGCGATTCCCGAGCGGCGCGCGGTGGGCGTGACCGGCACGGTGGCCATGGTGTCGGCGGGAGCAAGCGAACATTTGTCCATCGCCAAAGTCACCAACATCAGCCGCACGTTGGAAGAACTGAAGCGCAAGAACGTGTGGACGGTCGGCCTCGACCAGCGCGGCGGCCAAACCTACGACCAGGTGGACTACCACATGGATTGCGCGCTGGTGCTCGGCGCCGAAGGCAAGGGCCTGCACGAACAGGTCCGCAAACACTGCGATTTTGTGGTGTCCATCCCGATGCTGGGGAAAGTGCCATCGCTCAATGTTTCGGTAGCGGCGGCGGTGGTGATGTACGAAGTGGCCCGCCAGCGGCGAACCCGGAGGTCAGCCACGGAAGCCACGGAGGAAAAAGGAAAAACGAAATGA